ATGCCACCGGGTAGACTGCTGGGGATTATGCTGCCATGCAGTCGCGCGGAAAAAATGACAGGCGGACCACCCTGAAAAATCAGTTCAAATCTACTGGTGAATTTGGGTTCCAGAAGGTGGGGAAAAAATTCAGCCAAGTTGCGACCTACGATATTTGTTGCTGCGATCTTGGTCCATGACTCAATGCATCGATTCCAGAAACGAATCACATAGGTTTCGTCAAAGATGCATACCCCCAGCGGCATGGCATGTAGCAGTGTGCAGTAACTGTCGTAGTCGAAGTTCGCGTCATTCATGGTTCATTTCCGATGCTGAGCCACAGGGCTTGATGTTCTTTTTGAGCTGAGCGCCAGCCGCCGATGCCTGGCGCAGACAAAGACGAATTATATCCGGAACGTCAAGCACCAGTGCCAAACTGCCATCCTCCGTCACGGCGCTGCCGAGGATGCCATCCAACCGGCCCAGAATCCGGCTGATCTGTTTCAGCACGATCTGCCGGTTCCCGACGATCCGGTCCACAATGAGCCCAAGGCGCATATCTCCGGCGCGGACAACCAGTACTGGAGCCAGCCCGGATGCAGGGGCATCCATGTTGAAAAAGGTTCTTAAGCAGACCAATGGCAACATTCCCTCTCGCACGCACAATGTGCCGCGTCCAAGCCGCAAAGTCACGGATTCCCGGCGTACCTCCAAGCATTCTTCTATGTTGGCGATCTGCAGGAAAAATGAGTCATCGCCAATCATGATTTGCAGGGAATCAAGAATGGCGAGGGCCAAAGGCAGGCGGATGAACACAGTGGTGCCCTCTCCAGGAGTGGAGGAAAGGGAAATATCTCCTCGCAAGGCCCGGACTTCCTCTCGGGCTGCGTCCATTCCTACGCCTCGTCCGGAATAGGCGCTTACGCATGTCGCGGTTGACAGTCCGGGCATGAAGGCCAAATCAAGCAGGGAATCATCCTGCCCCTGAATGTGGTCAAGAGGGATGCCTCTGGCTAATGCCTGCTGGTGTAACTTTTCCCGGTTCACGCCCCGACCGTCGTCCCGAATCACAATCTCCACATCGGCACCCACCTGTCGTGCCTCAACGCGAATCTGACCGGTTTGAGGCTTGCCGAGAGCGTTGCGCTCATCCGGAGTCTCGATTCCATGGTCGACGGCATTGCGCAGCACATGGGTGAGCGGAGCATGCAGTCGCTCCATGGCCGTCTTGTCCAGTTCAGTGTCCTCTCCAGTCAACGTTAGTGACACTTGCTTGCCGGTCTGCGCAGCCATATCACGAACGAGACGGCGAATTTTGGCGAACATGGGCTTTAAAGCGACCAAACGCAGGGCCATGATCTGGTCTCGTAAACAGCTTAAATTGCGTTCCAGTTCTTCGGCCAGAGCATCCAAGTCGCGATGCCGGCGAGACAGAGCGGTCAAGCGA
This Desulfomicrobium apsheronum DNA region includes the following protein-coding sequences:
- a CDS encoding chemotaxis protein CheA; this encodes MSLDVELLNAFTISCVEQLTNIEQHVLSLEQDKSASSIDAIFRAAHSIKADAATMGFVKIADLAHQAEDVLHLVRSGRIDLSRILIDALLQVFDCLRRMISRPLEAEDKDASESLMLLERFLATEQDAESRESTNVACMENSAKSVRPAGGPEPGLQLVQLTIPASKLDILVDQLGELAAFQARLTALSRRHRDLDALAEELERNLSCLRDQIMALRLVALKPMFAKIRRLVRDMAAQTGKQVSLTLTGEDTELDKTAMERLHAPLTHVLRNAVDHGIETPDERNALGKPQTGQIRVEARQVGADVEIVIRDDGRGVNREKLHQQALARGIPLDHIQGQDDSLLDLAFMPGLSTATCVSAYSGRGVGMDAAREEVRALRGDISLSSTPGEGTTVFIRLPLALAILDSLQIMIGDDSFFLQIANIEECLEVRRESVTLRLGRGTLCVREGMLPLVCLRTFFNMDAPASGLAPVLVVRAGDMRLGLIVDRIVGNRQIVLKQISRILGRLDGILGSAVTEDGSLALVLDVPDIIRLCLRQASAAGAQLKKNIKPCGSASEMNHE